One genomic window of Pseudanabaena sp. FACHB-2040 includes the following:
- a CDS encoding peptide ABC transporter substrate-binding protein yields MKSGICATVLLVTALLGAGALNGCSQPSPTAQPEPVSSGEERAERDPDVLKLLYGRAAVTLNPHLATGYQDFEAARIVYEPLASYSAKGELVPFLAAEIPTEENGGIAADGKSVTWKLRPEVTWTDGKPFTADDVVFTFEFIRNPQVAAATAQFYEGVESVEAVDSNTVKITFTEPTAAWSVPFTGQTGLILPRHVFEEFNGPKAREAQVNVQPIGTGPYTVLAFAPGTVIYSPNVTYWGGAPAFRSIELTGGIAPYAAARDVMRTGNADLANNIQVEASALKDLEKDAQGRLITTFGSSVERIMLNFSHPFAKTEKGERSSSEVPHPYFSDIRVREAINLAVDRDAIAQTLYGGTGRPVAQLLVEPAQYATSTIPYEYDLERAKSLLDAAGWVDTNDNGIRDKGGVEMEVLFQSAVNPVRQQTQAMVQKSLEELGMKVQIERVRVDDFFSANPQQTNSLNHFFADMQVYSTGSESPDPTTYMSWWTCGKIASQANKWQEPNNARYCNPEYDQLWEAASKELDPEKRAALFKQMDELLAMDVAVIPIVHRAIANAVSNTLTGLEPTPWDASTWDIKNWQRASEAPES; encoded by the coding sequence ATGAAATCAGGGATTTGTGCAACTGTTTTGCTGGTGACTGCTCTACTGGGGGCGGGAGCACTCAATGGCTGCAGTCAACCTAGCCCAACTGCTCAACCAGAGCCTGTTTCATCTGGGGAGGAGCGGGCAGAGCGCGACCCTGATGTGCTGAAATTACTCTACGGTCGAGCAGCCGTAACGCTGAACCCGCACCTAGCAACAGGCTACCAGGATTTTGAGGCCGCTCGGATTGTCTACGAACCCCTGGCTAGCTACAGCGCTAAGGGTGAACTGGTGCCCTTCTTGGCAGCTGAAATTCCCACTGAGGAAAATGGCGGAATTGCTGCCGATGGCAAATCCGTTACCTGGAAACTACGGCCAGAGGTAACCTGGACAGACGGCAAGCCTTTTACTGCCGACGATGTCGTTTTTACCTTTGAGTTTATTCGCAATCCTCAAGTTGCGGCTGCAACTGCTCAGTTTTATGAGGGGGTAGAATCGGTCGAGGCAGTTGATTCCAATACGGTCAAAATTACTTTTACGGAACCGACAGCGGCTTGGTCAGTTCCATTTACCGGACAGACGGGGCTGATCTTGCCGCGCCACGTCTTTGAGGAATTTAACGGGCCCAAAGCCCGCGAGGCTCAGGTCAATGTGCAGCCTATTGGCACCGGCCCCTACACGGTTCTAGCTTTTGCCCCAGGAACGGTGATCTACAGCCCCAACGTCACCTACTGGGGGGGAGCCCCGGCATTTAGAAGTATTGAGCTAACGGGAGGCATTGCGCCTTACGCGGCGGCACGAGACGTGATGAGAACGGGCAATGCTGACTTGGCCAACAATATTCAGGTGGAGGCCAGCGCCCTTAAAGACCTAGAGAAAGATGCTCAGGGCCGACTGATCACGACCTTTGGCTCGAGCGTAGAGCGAATCATGCTCAATTTTTCACACCCCTTCGCTAAAACCGAAAAGGGAGAGCGCTCCAGCTCAGAGGTACCCCATCCCTATTTCAGCGATATTCGGGTGCGAGAGGCGATTAACCTGGCGGTCGACCGCGATGCAATCGCACAAACCCTCTATGGCGGCACCGGGCGACCTGTGGCCCAACTGCTGGTGGAACCTGCCCAATATGCGACTAGCACTATTCCCTACGAGTACGACCTGGAAAGAGCCAAATCACTGCTAGATGCAGCGGGCTGGGTCGATACCAACGACAACGGGATTCGCGACAAGGGCGGTGTGGAAATGGAGGTGCTGTTTCAGTCGGCGGTCAACCCGGTGCGGCAGCAGACCCAGGCAATGGTTCAAAAGAGCTTGGAAGAGTTGGGCATGAAGGTGCAGATTGAGCGGGTGCGAGTAGATGATTTCTTCTCGGCCAACCCCCAGCAGACCAACAGTCTGAACCACTTTTTTGCTGATATGCAGGTCTACTCGACGGGCAGCGAAAGCCCCGACCCCACCACCTACATGAGCTGGTGGACCTGCGGCAAAATTGCCTCCCAGGCCAACAAATGGCAGGAGCCCAACAACGCCCGCTACTGCAACCCTGAGTATGACCAGCTCTGGGAAGCTGCCAGCAAAGAACTAGACCCCGAGAAACGGGCAGCGCTATTTAAGCAGATGGACGAACTGCTGGCGATGGATGTGGCAGTGATTCCAATTGTGCACCGTGCGATCGCAAATGCCGTTAGTAACACACTAACAGGGCTAGAGCCCACGCCTTGGGATGCCAGCACCTGGGATATCAAAAATTGGCAGCGGGCATCAGAAGCCCCTGAGAGCTAA